A single region of the Microbulbifer sp. MKSA007 genome encodes:
- a CDS encoding PH domain-containing protein: MIDFKNSPVFKLKPIDISESRDDFNKFLIEGEFIFAGFKTIRDQVVFTNKRIIAANVQGITGSKVDYTSLPFSKIQAFSVETAGTFDLDCEIEVYLSEIGKVRFEIRGSFDLIQFNKYISQYILD; this comes from the coding sequence GTGATAGATTTTAAAAACTCACCAGTATTTAAACTCAAGCCTATAGATATCTCTGAATCCAGGGATGACTTTAATAAGTTCCTGATCGAGGGGGAATTTATTTTTGCAGGTTTTAAAACTATTCGCGATCAGGTAGTTTTCACCAACAAACGCATTATTGCCGCCAATGTTCAGGGTATCACCGGCTCAAAAGTAGATTACACCTCTTTACCTTTCAGTAAGATCCAAGCATTTTCTGTTGAGACCGCTGGTACTTTTGATCTGGACTGTGAAATAGAAGTTTATTTAAGCGAGATCGGCAAGGTAAGGTTCGAAATAAGAGGTTCTTTCGATCTTATTCAGTTCAACAAATATATCAGCCAATACATATTGGACTGA
- a CDS encoding hexameric tyrosine-coordinated heme protein, producing MSQIWLESLITENAQQGFELAMKLSRMGVKYTQPSDEVRGKLRSAYEENADSLIASSQVVAINFQTVAAANNYWRG from the coding sequence ATGTCGCAAATCTGGTTAGAAAGCCTAATTACTGAAAATGCACAACAAGGCTTTGAACTTGCAATGAAACTATCCAGGATGGGAGTTAAGTATACCCAGCCTTCAGATGAAGTACGGGGTAAGCTGAGGTCCGCCTATGAGGAAAATGCAGACAGCCTGATCGCCTCCTCACAGGTTGTTGCCATTAATTTCCAAACTGTTGCAGCAGCCAATAATTACTGGCGCGGCTAA
- a CDS encoding nuclear transport factor 2 family protein, with translation MEYNDDEKYLIKLWETHTEAEFDLKDADAAIATMTENPVLIHVPVNTGATGKEPLRKFYRDIFIPQMPADINLQLLSRTVGKDSLVDEFILHFTHSIRMDWFAPGIEATGKKLSVPHVGIISFSNRKICSEHIYWDQATVLDQLGILQSGLPVTGSSQCHRLLNSNAPANELIP, from the coding sequence ATGGAATACAATGACGATGAAAAGTACTTAATTAAACTTTGGGAAACCCATACCGAGGCCGAATTCGATCTAAAAGATGCCGACGCCGCAATTGCTACCATGACAGAAAATCCCGTATTAATTCATGTACCGGTTAATACCGGCGCAACGGGAAAAGAACCCTTACGAAAATTTTATAGGGATATATTTATTCCTCAAATGCCAGCGGATATAAATTTACAGCTTCTTTCCCGCACCGTGGGCAAAGACAGCCTAGTGGATGAGTTTATTCTTCACTTTACCCATTCTATTCGTATGGATTGGTTCGCACCTGGTATCGAAGCAACAGGGAAGAAGCTATCAGTCCCCCATGTGGGAATTATTAGCTTCTCCAATAGAAAAATCTGTTCTGAGCATATTTACTGGGACCAAGCGACTGTCTTGGATCAATTGGGTATATTGCAGTCAGGTCTACCGGTAACAGGAAGTAGTCAATGTCATCGTTTGCTGAATAGTAATGCTCCGGCAAATGAGCTGATACCGTAA
- a CDS encoding YccF domain-containing protein, whose translation MRTLGNFLWFIFGGVFMGLCWWFCSLIAFISIIGIPWGRACFVIGKFSFFPFGKEAISREELTLRGDIGTSGFGLVGNIIWFLLAGIWLAIGHLLHAIACFITIIGIPFGLQHLKLAAISLSPIGKTIVSKEVAHSAKMRNADVEVTRLRSGT comes from the coding sequence ATGCGAACACTTGGAAATTTCCTCTGGTTTATCTTTGGTGGTGTCTTTATGGGACTCTGCTGGTGGTTTTGCTCGCTGATTGCCTTTATCAGTATTATTGGTATTCCCTGGGGAAGAGCCTGCTTTGTAATCGGCAAATTTTCTTTTTTCCCCTTCGGCAAGGAGGCAATTTCCCGAGAAGAACTCACCCTGCGCGGTGATATTGGGACAAGTGGCTTTGGTTTAGTCGGAAATATTATCTGGTTCCTATTGGCTGGCATCTGGCTCGCTATTGGCCACCTTCTGCATGCTATTGCCTGTTTCATTACCATTATTGGAATACCTTTTGGTTTGCAGCACCTTAAGCTTGCAGCAATTTCACTCTCTCCGATAGGTAAGACTATTGTCAGCAAGGAAGTAGCCCATTCCGCTAAAATGCGTAATGCAGATGTTGAAGTGACCAGATTAAGAAGTGGTACTTAA
- a CDS encoding DUF5694 domain-containing protein encodes MKNIARQISGSIILSLGLIGLDAYADPVKNTEPAQVMLFGSFHFSNPGKDMVKTQVINVYTEENQNYLEDLSSRIATDSPTHVLLECHTNDESKMNLRFAKYIKGEHKLNIGESEQLGFRVAKKAGLSKVNCYDSDQDLPYGELLSYLEKSSPERKKLIDDYLEAWGKRFNDLYASSTLEQALDKHNDPAEDKVNLGSYIMLNDVGQGDNFIGADLSSKWWSRNFRMYANIQAVAQPGTKVFVLGGQGHSSIMRPMLELDDQRETWDVRSYF; translated from the coding sequence ATGAAAAACATAGCAAGACAAATCTCTGGCTCAATTATACTTTCTTTGGGGCTTATTGGCCTGGATGCCTATGCGGATCCAGTAAAAAATACAGAGCCCGCACAGGTTATGCTTTTTGGTAGTTTTCATTTTAGCAACCCCGGTAAGGATATGGTGAAAACACAAGTTATTAATGTTTATACCGAAGAAAATCAAAACTATTTGGAAGACTTATCCTCACGGATTGCCACTGACTCACCAACACATGTTCTTCTGGAATGTCACACCAATGACGAAAGCAAAATGAACCTTCGCTTTGCCAAATATATTAAAGGTGAGCATAAGTTAAATATAGGAGAAAGCGAACAACTGGGATTTAGGGTAGCCAAGAAGGCGGGCCTATCAAAAGTAAATTGCTATGATTCGGATCAGGATCTTCCTTACGGCGAGCTTTTATCCTATCTGGAGAAGAGTTCTCCCGAGAGGAAAAAGTTGATAGATGATTACCTTGAAGCCTGGGGAAAACGCTTCAATGACTTGTATGCCTCATCAACCTTGGAGCAAGCTCTTGATAAACACAATGACCCCGCCGAAGACAAAGTAAACCTAGGCTCCTATATAATGCTCAATGACGTTGGCCAAGGTGATAACTTTATCGGTGCCGATCTATCCTCCAAATGGTGGTCCAGAAACTTCCGTATGTATGCCAATATCCAAGCCGTCGCCCAACCGGGTACCAAAGTTTTCGTTCTCGGTGGACAGGGGCATAGCTCTATAATGAGACCGATGCTCGAATTGGATGATCAACGTGAAACCTGGGATGTCCGCAGTTATTTCTAA
- a CDS encoding alpha/beta hydrolase-fold protein, with translation MDIYKILLFGILFSLIPPCTAEEAPKEIQVSAGKLETLPSLTLEGLAERPIRVWLPDQYPTQKPYAVLYIHDGQMLFDSITTWNGQEWGMDEVASRLIAEKKVRPFIVVAIDNIETLRHGDYFPQKARSFLPKEASQVQHPFNQVELRGDLYLQFLVTKVKPYIDSHYAVSGDPSDTFIAGASMGGLISLYAVTEYPEVFSTAAAISTHWPGINPDDKLPIAEAIRDYLEANLPKPGSHRFYFDHGTETLDAYYPPLQRTVDKIMRQKGYSSSNWQTQVFEGHAHDEKSWNSRLDEILIFLFGNPQTDA, from the coding sequence ATGGATATTTATAAGATCTTATTATTCGGTATTCTTTTCAGTCTAATACCACCGTGTACAGCTGAAGAAGCTCCTAAAGAAATACAAGTATCGGCAGGAAAGCTTGAAACACTGCCCTCCCTGACACTGGAAGGGCTTGCTGAACGCCCTATTCGTGTATGGCTGCCTGATCAATATCCCACACAGAAACCCTATGCCGTCCTTTATATACACGATGGACAGATGCTGTTCGACAGTATAACCACCTGGAATGGTCAGGAGTGGGGCATGGATGAAGTCGCCTCTCGGTTAATAGCAGAAAAGAAGGTACGTCCCTTCATAGTTGTCGCTATCGATAACATTGAGACACTTCGCCACGGTGACTACTTCCCCCAGAAAGCTCGGAGTTTTTTGCCTAAAGAAGCTTCACAGGTCCAACATCCATTTAACCAAGTCGAATTGCGTGGAGATCTTTACTTACAATTTTTGGTGACCAAGGTTAAACCCTATATTGATAGTCATTACGCTGTGAGTGGTGATCCCAGCGACACCTTTATTGCCGGCGCGAGTATGGGGGGATTAATATCACTCTATGCGGTCACAGAGTACCCCGAAGTGTTCTCTACGGCTGCAGCTATATCCACCCATTGGCCAGGGATTAACCCCGACGACAAACTACCGATAGCTGAGGCTATTCGCGACTATCTAGAGGCAAATTTACCTAAGCCTGGAAGTCACCGATTTTATTTTGACCATGGTACAGAAACCCTGGATGCTTATTACCCACCTCTGCAACGGACTGTGGATAAAATCATGCGCCAGAAAGGGTATTCCTCTTCAAATTGGCAAACCCAAGTATTTGAGGGTCATGCCCATGATGAGAAATCATGGAATTCTAGACTCGATGAAATATTAATATTTCTATTTGGAAACCCTCAAACAGACGCTTAA
- a CDS encoding lipase: protein MKRKSRTVLLIPGIFDRGTSLLRMQHELAAENYDVHYIHLRYNSGWHGMEHLSSQLLAKLEHIVDKETTCTLVGFSMGGIIARYYLQSLNGLERVHKFISISSPHHGSYWANFLPYKGGKQLRIGSDFLRALNLGIQKLEVTEPASIWTPYDITIIPHSSAILGLGTSYKVPVILHRMMPLSSKVISLLKQEIKSGLD, encoded by the coding sequence ATGAAACGTAAAAGTCGAACTGTTCTTTTAATACCTGGAATTTTTGATCGAGGAACCTCCTTACTTAGAATGCAGCACGAATTAGCTGCCGAAAATTATGACGTACACTATATCCACCTACGCTATAACTCCGGCTGGCATGGTATGGAACACCTTTCGTCCCAGCTTCTCGCAAAATTGGAGCATATCGTAGATAAAGAAACTACCTGTACCCTGGTGGGATTCAGCATGGGAGGGATAATCGCTCGGTATTATTTACAATCCCTTAATGGTTTGGAGCGGGTGCATAAATTTATATCAATTTCCTCTCCCCACCATGGTAGTTACTGGGCAAACTTTCTTCCTTACAAAGGTGGGAAACAATTGCGGATCGGCAGTGATTTTTTACGCGCGTTGAACTTGGGCATTCAAAAATTGGAGGTTACCGAGCCGGCTTCAATCTGGACACCCTATGACATAACCATTATACCCCATAGTAGTGCTATCCTGGGCTTGGGAACATCCTACAAAGTTCCAGTGATACTACATCGAATGATGCCGCTAAGTAGCAAGGTAATTTCATTACTAAAACAGGAAATTAAATCAGGATTGGATTAA
- a CDS encoding phosphate-starvation-inducible PsiE family protein, whose product MDSPEEKTSITDKAIHNYYRKFESLIALILTFIIVVIVIVAISRLGYSVYNMLLVGMQDPLDHKVFQTIFGEIITLLIALEFSHTLQYVVTRQQSIIQTKVVVLIAILALSRKFIILDLDKVNAGELLGLSTATLALGLTYLILKLKNSN is encoded by the coding sequence ATGGACAGCCCAGAAGAAAAAACTTCGATTACAGATAAGGCAATTCACAACTACTATCGAAAATTTGAAAGCCTGATTGCCTTAATTTTGACTTTTATTATTGTTGTAATCGTAATAGTCGCGATCAGTCGATTGGGATATTCTGTATACAATATGTTACTGGTGGGCATGCAGGACCCTCTGGACCACAAAGTATTTCAAACAATATTTGGCGAGATTATTACTTTACTGATTGCACTGGAATTTAGCCATACACTTCAATATGTAGTTACACGTCAACAGAGTATTATTCAAACCAAAGTTGTCGTACTTATTGCTATTTTGGCTTTATCCAGAAAATTTATTATTTTAGATCTGGATAAGGTCAATGCTGGCGAACTTTTGGGGTTATCTACTGCCACTCTCGCGCTGGGCCTTACTTACTTAATATTGAAGCTTAAAAATAGTAACTAA